A genomic segment from Aegilops tauschii subsp. strangulata cultivar AL8/78 chromosome 1, Aet v6.0, whole genome shotgun sequence encodes:
- the LOC141027693 gene encoding agamous-like MADS-box protein AGL80, translating into MCNAKACMLVYGEGEGVPEVFPSHAKAVAILTQYKNMPEGKFKKTVNQEGFLSQHFDKLHAKGQKFQGVCEDNETRVLLHKAMSNLSSLDGLNVEDLTNVGRKLEVVL; encoded by the coding sequence ATGTGCAATGCCAAGGCCTGCATGCTAGTGTATGGCGAGGGCGAGGGGGTACCAGAGGTGTTCCCGTCCCATGCTAAGGCGGTGGCTATCCTCACTCAGTACAAGAATATGCCGGAAGGGAAGTTCAAAAAGACGGTGAATCAAGAAGGCTTTCTCAGCCAACACTTTGACAAGCTCCACGCCAAGGGCCAAAAGTTCCAGGGCGTCTGTGAAGACAACGAGACCAGAGTCCTCCTGCACAAGGCCATGAGCAACCTCTCGAGCCTCGACGGCCTCAATGTCGAGGATCTCACCAATGTTGGCCGAAAGCTGGAGGTGGTCCTCTAG